CCTTGAAAACAAAGACGCTAACAGCTCTAGAAACAAAAGTTCGTGGACAGAATCCCTTGACAGCAGAGTAAGTGGCACTTGTCTTTTCTGTCCTGTCGGCTTCTGTGGAGGGCTATCCGGGGGAATCCGTGCACGCAGTGCGTCCGTTGGCCTCTTGACGCACCTGCAAGGCAGTGAACTGCGTAGCAGTGCCGAATTGGCAGGTATTATAAGATGGGCAGTCAGATGTGAAATATGCTCTTATTTCTGATTAAACAATAAAAGCTGTCTTCAATAATAGATCATTATTGACTGATTAAGAAAGTTGGCTCAATATTAAGAGACAAGAGGCTGTTTCTGTGGAAGGCTATTCTAGAGGAAATTACTTGCAAAATTTCCCCCATGTGAATGAAAATCATACATGATGTATGAGGTCATTGTAGCAGGAGGGAGCTATGAATTAGAAAAGTCTTTGTAGATGCAGAATGGTTTGGAACTGAACAACCTCTTAAGGAGACTAGAACCGAGGGTCCTGATACTCAGACTGCAGCTGACTGGGAGGAGGTAGTATTTCACCCTCTGAACGCAGGGAGCTGGTCAGGTGACCTCTTCGGATGCGTCCATTCTGGAGTACTAAGAGAGAGGCAGCAGAATATTTTCCTAAGTACAGAGTGGTTTGGGGGCTACACGAAGGTCTGTACTTCAACTGTTTCCCCCTCAAAATCGTGAGAGTCTTAGATTTCCAGATTTAGAAATTCCCAGGAGTGTGCAGAGCCTGCCACCAGGCTCTGGGCCACTCATTGACTTTTCAGTCTCTAGTCTGACCTGCAGGACAGCTCTTAGGCTATTCAGACTGGCGGGGAAGGATTTGATGAGCTGCTAAATATTCCATAACAGCCTTTCCTGAAGAGAGAGCCCTGATTTCCAATGTTACTGATTTTGCATGTAAACATGCCCACTGTGGTGGATTTCCAGTTACCAATATGCTGACTGTGGGGTTGGGGACATATGTACACAAATAGTTTTATGAACCAGGAAAAGCCAGCTGCCCCCCACCTCAGGCCTGGTGTCTTTGCCACACAGACTGCCCTCCCTGCTCAGAGACTCACCTACTTCCAGGATGCAGCATGTTGGCACTGGAAGGTTCCAGGCTCCAGAGCCAGAGCTGACCACTGTGCAATGTCCTTGGGGCAGACTGTGgagacagacaacagcatggcCGGCAGGTTGGCTCAACATGGCCCTTGGATTCTCTTTCaaggccccgccccagccccaaTCCCTTGGGAGCAGTTATTACATGGTGCCCTTCTGTAGAAAAAACAGTGAATGGAGTAAGAGACATGGGGGATGCAGGTTACTTTGTTTAATGGCATCTGACGATGCTGACTCAACGGGCCTTCTCCTTTGCCAAAGTTTCCCCACAGACTGGGCTCCCGGGGTCAGTGTTGCATGAGCCACCCCTGTGCTTCCAGCTGCCTGTAGCTTCCACTCTAAACCCTGTGGTCCCCATGATGCTGACTGCCAGCTGATTAGCTGGCCCTGGAAGTGGGAGCTGGAATCAGAAGTTGTCAATTCAGCTTTGTGTCTGATGTCCAGCCTGGGTTTCTCTAAAAAGCGGTCTGATTACTCAGTCACTGGGCTAGgccagaggtggaggaggagtgaCCCAGATAAATGGATTTAGCAGAAAATGATAGTGAGGTGTCCAAACAACTTTCCCCATAGGCTTTAAGTTTCTAAGGCCACTGCAGACATAAACATTTCTATGCAGGAAACATTTATGCAACAGGGTACAGGGCAGAGCACCATGGGTTTCCTTGACAACAGTCATTGCCACAGAATTTGAATCCATGCTTAGGTGCACTCATTGTTTATTGTCTTCCCACCCACAGTCCCCAATAAGCTGCATTTTTTTACAAAGGCAAAGAGACCCTGGAACCCCCTAGCTCCACACTGGGTCCCAGGACATGGTACACGGTGGGCACTCAGTAAACAGCTGTGAAGAAGTTGAGACATAATCTCTGCCTTGTCGGTTGTCCAGGGCCCACTGCCTGTAACAGCAAAGTGAATACAGAAACCACCTTCCTGGACCCACGGGAGAAAGCAGGATGGAAATTCCAATCAATACAGTGAACTGGGACAGGACCACAGAATTTGACTATGGGGACACAACCCCATGCCAGAAAGAAGACTTGAGGTCTTTTGGAGCTCAGCTGCTGCCCCCTTTGTACTCCCTGGTATTTGTCACTGGCCTGGTCGGCAACATTCTGGTGGTCCTGGTCCTCTTGCAACACAAGAGGCTCAAGAACATGACCAACATCTACGTCCTCAACCTGGCCATTTCTGACCTGCTCTTCCTCTTCATGCTGCCCTTCTGGATTCACTACTATCAGAAAGATAACTGGGTGTTCGGTAATGTCAGGTGCAAGTTGCTGTCGGGGCTTTATTACGTAGGTCTGTACAGCGAGATCTTCTTCATCATCCTGCTGACCATCGACACATACCTGGCCATCGTTCATGCTGTGTTTCCCCCGCGGGCCCAGGTCCTCACATTTGGTATCATCACCAGCATCATCACCTGGTTCCTGGCCATCTTGGCTGCCATCCCGGGCTTTTACTTTTCTGAGTCCCAGGATGAGTTCAGTCCTTACTCCTGCACCATTTATTTCCGTCTTGAATACCACAAACACTGGAAACGGTTCCTGGCTCTGAAACAGAACATCCTGGGGCTGGTCTTGCCTCTGGTGATCATGATCGTCTGCTACACGGGGATCATAAAGATTCTGCTCAGACGGCCCAATGAGAAGAAGTCCAAAGTCGTCCGTCTG
This window of the Saccopteryx bilineata isolate mSacBil1 chromosome 10, mSacBil1_pri_phased_curated, whole genome shotgun sequence genome carries:
- the LOC136313968 gene encoding C-C chemokine receptor type 1-like, with amino-acid sequence MEIPINTVNWDRTTEFDYGDTTPCQKEDLRSFGAQLLPPLYSLVFVTGLVGNILVVLVLLQHKRLKNMTNIYVLNLAISDLLFLFMLPFWIHYYQKDNWVFGNVRCKLLSGLYYVGLYSEIFFIILLTIDTYLAIVHAVFPPRAQVLTFGIITSIITWFLAILAAIPGFYFSESQDEFSPYSCTIYFRLEYHKHWKRFLALKQNILGLVLPLVIMIVCYTGIIKILLRRPNEKKSKVVRLIFVIIIMFFLFWTPFNLTMSISAFEDVLMDNNCEQSKQLDLAIQVTEVISYMHCCVNPIIYVFVGERFREYLRQLFHRLLSLSPEKWLPFFHTENQEKASYMSPSTGEQELSDGIRLMRSKSDPPGMVVGGEAASVSRPNCDN